The window CCTCCTCGGGCCCCAGCGGAGTCAGAAACAAGGCAAAGTGTTCTAGCCCCAGCACCTCGATCACCGAGAGCACCGGCAAGAGCACAAACGCCAGGAGCGCCGCGGCCGCGCGCGAGACTTGCCCGGCACCCGAGTCGTAGCGGCGCCACAGCGCTACAGCTGCCAGCAGTGCCGCGAACAGCGCGACCTCTTGCGCGCCGAAGAGCAGGTAGTGCAAGCTGTTCACCCAAAAGCGGCCGCGGCCGAGCCAAGACCCGCCGTAGTCGGCGGTCAGCCGCATCTGAATCAGCTTGACGTAGAGACTGATGCCGAAGAAGGCCAGCAACTGACCGGCCAAGAACCCAAAGGGGTACGCCCGCGCTTCACGATAGGACGTGGCGTAGCGTGACAGCCGCACTAACGGGTATTGCCACTTCACCATCAAGTCACAACAGGCTACAGCGGCAGTGGCCCGCCGGTCAAGCGGGCGAGCCCAGGCGGGGCCCAGGCGGTACTATCGGACGGACAATACGCCCCCTGGGACCCGCTCAAGCCGCCCGGGGAGCGAGCACGCTGAGTGGATGGGGTCTTTGAGGGGCTGGACCACCGCGTGGGCTGAACTCGTCAGCCGAACGCCCGGCTCGTATCGAATGCCACCTGATCGCGCGCGATATAGTACCTGGCGCGCGCCAGTTGCGCCCCACCGCCTTGATCGCCAACACGCCGTTGGTCCTCCGTTGGTCCGCGCTTGCTTGCGTTGATGGAATCGCTGGCCTTGCGCTCAGCGCTCGACCGGCAGGCGCGCCTCGACCCAATCCAGCATACCGCCCTTAAGATTGGCGACGTGCTCGAAGCCGAGGCCGGTGAGGATCGCTGCCGCAGTGGTGCTGCGGATACCGGCGCGGCAGATCACGACGACATCCCTATCCTTGTGCGCGCCCAGCTCGGTGGCACGCGCCGGCAGCTCTTTCAGCGGCAGCAACACGCTGCCGGGGATGTGACCCAATTCGCCGCTGTACTCCTCAGGCTCGCGCACGTCGAGCAGCAAAGGCGGCGCCGCGCCGGCCAGCTGCCGACTGACATCACCGGGCGTGAATTGGCGTACCCGGTTGAGCTGGGCCAACGGCGGGAACTGCAGCGAGTCATCTTCAATTGCCGACTGGTTGGCTTGCAGCGCCTCCTGGATCTTGTCGGGTAGCGGCAGGCCGAGGTTGTTCATCAGCTCGACATAGGCGGCGCGCGAGCGGCCGGCGAGCCGGGGATTGGCTCGCTTCTCGTCGCCGATGGTGCTGTGGCTGTGCCCGCGATAGTCGTGCGCCGGAAACACCAGCGTGCTATCGGGTAAGGCGAACAGCTTCTGGGTGATGCCGTCGTATTGCGCCCCGGCGTCGCCACCGGCGAAGTCGGCGCGGCCGGTGCCGCGGATGAGCAATGTGTCGCCGGTGAAAACGCGATCGTTCACCTGCACGCTGATGCTGTCGGGCGTGTGTCCGGGGGTATGCAGCACGTTGAGCTGCAGCCCGCCCAGGCTGAGCTGCTGCCCGTCCTCGACGTGGATGTCGACGTGGGGTGCAGGGGCGCGGCGGTGCATGACCACCGCTGCCCCGCTGAGGTCACGCAGATCCCAAGCGCCGGTGCGGTGATCGGCGTGGGTGTGGGTGTCGATCACCAGCGCCAGCGCGCAGCGGTGATAGGCTAGCATCGCCAGATAGCGGTCGGCCTTGTCCTTGAGCGGGTCGATGAGCGCAGCCTGCCGCGTGTTCTCGCAGGCCACGAGATAAGTCTTGCACTTGCCACGGTTGAGTTCGTGGAAGAGCATGGGCACCTCCT of the Deltaproteobacteria bacterium genome contains:
- a CDS encoding MBL fold metallo-hydrolase, giving the protein MLFHELNRGKCKTYLVACENTRQAALIDPLKDKADRYLAMLAYHRCALALVIDTHTHADHRTGAWDLRDLSGAAVVMHRRAPAPHVDIHVEDGQQLSLGGLQLNVLHTPGHTPDSISVQVNDRVFTGDTLLIRGTGRADFAGGDAGAQYDGITQKLFALPDSTLVFPAHDYRGHSHSTIGDEKRANPRLAGRSRAAYVELMNNLGLPLPDKIQEALQANQSAIEDDSLQFPPLAQLNRVRQFTPGDVSRQLAGAAPPLLLDVREPEEYSGELGHIPGSVLLPLKELPARATELGAHKDRDVVVICRAGIRSTTAAAILTGLGFEHVANLKGGMLDWVEARLPVER